Genomic window (Mobula birostris isolate sMobBir1 chromosome 20, sMobBir1.hap1, whole genome shotgun sequence):
GAGAGATTATACCTGCCCCGTCCCTGAATGGGATACTGTCCGACAGAGCCCGGGGTGATCGAAGGAGGAGCAGCGAAGGGGAAACTGTgatctccaacttgtgcacattagacttgggccctttctctttttttctgtcCCAACCTTATTGTCAAATTGAGAATTGTAAAGCTCAATCGTTCAATTCTGTATGGTGTCcagtctgttatttcatggtaatGACTTGTATCAGGGAAACAAATCACGCAGCCTCCACCCAAACAGGGGGTCTCGGGTGAGctcacacctcaatctcacacgatTGGCGGGGCCAGAGGTGGTCTTCCCCAGACTTAGGTAGCCGAACTGAAACTGGGTGTTTCACCGTCATGTACCTATTGCAGCGAGCTCACTCCAACCTGGATGATGgtggaataaagtcaattcaatacatCTTTCTGTGACAGATCATAGTCCAATAGACTGCAATATTgtttcatacattattattgcacattggtacagTATTATTGTGTATACTATCATTCTCTACTTTATATTTAgtaaagtctgcacactgctaagtgtgattTTAAATACTGCTGCTATAACGATagaatttcccactcgggatcaataaagtatttattattattattattattattctccagccctttatctctttcaccaatccacttcACAGCTCTTGACTttactccttctcctctcccagtttcacctgtcacctcatCACCCCCCACATTctgactccctcccttcctttccagtcctgaagacgggcaacacacataaaagttgctggtgaacgcagccggccgggcaccatctataggaagaggtgcagtcgacgtatcgggccgagactcttcgtcaggactaactgaaagaagagatagtaagagatttgaaaggtctcggtctgaaacgccgactgttcactcctctccatagttgctgccgcctccccgagttcctccagcactttgtgtgagttgctttggatttccgcatctgcagattgtctcccGTTTAAACCAATGCGCATGCGTGGTCGTCGGGACCGATGCTGGATATCGCGCATGCGCTGTGTAGACGAGAGGCTCGCAGCGATCGGTGGCAGGTAAGAGCGAGCCCCGGGCGGTAAAAAGTAATCACCGGCGTCTGAAACGCGACCAAAGGACAATTACTGTGATTTCCAGCCACACTGGTGCTGCAACCCACGACAGTCCTagtcccttccctctctctcagccccacgatccggaCCGGGCCCAAGAAAGCTTTCGACTCGTAGGCCGCGGGCGTCTCCGCCGCCAGTTTTGCCGCACATGCGCATTCCTGTATTTCAATGGCTGACAGGGAGGTTTCTCCTCGTGAGGGCTTCTGGGTAAAGTGGCAGCCATGTGCGATCGTACTGGCGTTGTCCCGTACAGTCAAAGGAAGGGCGAGCGGATGTACCTGCCAAACACTGCCGAGCTCCAGCTTTGGAAATCCGAGAATTATGAACTCGGAACAAAAATATAGTTCCCAGTTAATCTCGGTTGAAGAATTTAGCTTCCAGTCAGTGAAAATGTCAATTAGTGCTGTATGGAAATAAAACCTTCCGTCAGATTTACTTCTCTCTGGGTAAATAACGATATAAAACACCTTTGCCTCGATGACAAGTGACTTctggctttcacatcacaaaagtGCTGCACTCTAATGAGAATAACCACTGCCCTCCACTTTATATTCATTTGCATTGCCATCGATGGGTTTCTCACTGTCAATCAGCTGGTGGGAGGCAATCCAAGTAATTAGTAAATCTCCAGTATCATGCATGTAGAAACAAGTGCTCTTTGTAGTGTTGTGGAACACGAccagaacttgaaataataccaaAGGACAGAGACAAATTGAGCCAAGTCATCGGTTGATTGAAGTCAGAAATAGCACATTCTCACACAGGCAGGAATGGTCagaatttgatggtcagtcaGAATGTCTGATGTGCCTTGTTAGAAGATGAGTGCATATAGAAACAGAAATCTAGAATATAGATTCTAgaaacctattctagaaactgcctcggaTTTCCCAACCGCATCGCACtgtgtttttctgagctccatgtacatatctaacagtctctcaaaagactcttatggtatctgcctctaccatcatcgctggcagtgcattccatgcacctactactctctgtgtgaaaatcctacctctgacatcccctttgaccctacttccaagcaccttaaaactatgcccctcgtgtttgcCAATTCAGCCcgaggaaaaaagtctctggctatccacacgatcaatgcctttcatcattttatacgcatctgtcaggtcacctctcatcttccgtcgctacAAAgttttctatagtatccacatccttcctgtaatgaggtaactGAAGACAATATTCTAAGTGGGGTATAAATAAGCTTTTatgcagctgtaacattacctcaccacTCTTGACCAcagttccatggttgatgaaggcctttTTAATAACAATGTTAATCAGCGCTGTGCTTTGAGTGTAAAattgacatggaccccaagatctcactgatcctccacactgccaagtgtcctAACATAATGTTGTATTCTGTCTTCAATTTTGATGTACCGAAATAAACCACAGCAcccttatctgggctgaactccatctgccagttctgcatcctatctgcatcctgctgtaacctctggagAACTGTCCAGACtcttcacaacaccctcaacttttgtgtcatcagcacccttctccttcctcatcaagatcatttataaacatcacaaagagaaggagtctcagaactctaaggggagtaaggggaagccgtggctgtcaagggaagtaatggacagtataaaaatataagagaagaagtataacatagcaaagacgagtggaaAGACGGAGGAATGGgtaacttttaaagagcaacagaaggtaactaaaaagggaatacgcggagaaaaaatgaggtgcgAAGGTAAACttgccaagaatataaaggaggatagtaaaagcttctttaggtatgtgaaaaggaaaaaaaaaatacttaagaccaaaattgggcccttgaagccagaagtgggtgaatttattatggggaacgaggaaatggcagacgagttgaacaggtactttggatctgtcttcactagggaagacacaaacaatctcccagatgtaatagtggccaaaggacctagggtaatggatgaactgaaggatatttatattaggcaggaaatggttgtggatagactgttggatctgaaggctgataagtccccgggacctgatggtctgcatcccagggtacttaaggaggtggctttagaaatcgtggatgcattggtaatcattttccaatgttctatagattcaggatcagttcctgtggattggagggtggctaatgttgtccctctcttcaagaagggaggaagagcgaaaacagggaattatagaccggttagcctgacgtcggtggtgggaaagatgctggagtcaattataaaagatgaaattatgacacatctggatagcagtaacaggattggtccgagtcagcatggattgacgaaggggaaattgtgcttgactaatcttctggaattttttgaggatgcaactatgaaaatggacaagggagggccagtggatgtagtgtatccggactttcagaaagcctttaataaagtcccacataggagattagtgggcaaaattagggcacatggtttTGGGGGCAGAGTACCGATATGTATTGAAAATTgcctggctgacagaaaacaaagagtagcgattaacgggtccctttcggaatggcaggtggtgaccagtggggtaccgcagggttcagtgctgggaccgcagctgtttacaagatatattaatgatttaaatgagggaattaaaagtaacattagcaaatttgccgatgacacaaagctgagtggcagtgtgaaacgtgaggaggatgttatgagaatgcagggtgacttggacagtcatagtcatagtcatactttattgatcccagggggaaattggtttttgttacagttgcaccataaataataaatagtcatagaaccataaatagttaaatagtaatatgtaaattatgccagtaaattatgaaatgtccaggaccagcctatcagcacggggtgtctgaccctcctagggaggagttgtaaagtttgatggccacaggcaggaatgacatcctatgacgctctgtgctgcatcttggaggaatgagtctctggctgaatgtactcctgtgctcctgggacaggctgggtgagtgcgcagatgcagtttaatgtggataaatgtgaggttatccacattggtggtaagaacgggaaggcagattattatctaaatggagtcaagttaggaaaggggaagtacaacgagatctaggtgttcttgtacatcagtcactgaaagcaagcatgcaagtacagcaggcagtgaagaaagctaatggcatgctggccttcataacaaggggaattgagtataagagcaaagaggtccttctgcagctgtacagggccctggtgagaccacacctggagtactgtttgcagttttgctctccaaatttgaggaaggacattcttgctattgagggagtgcagcataggttcacaaggttaattcccgggatggcgggactgtcatatgttgaaagattggagtgactgggcttgtatacactggaatttagaaggctgagaggggatcttattgaaacatataagattattaagggattggacacgctgcaggcaggaagcacgttcctgctgatgggtgagtccagaaccagaggccacagtttaagaattaggggtaggccatttagaacagagttgaggaaaaactttttcacccagagagtggtggatatatggaatgctctgccccagaaggctgtggaggcctagtctctggatgctttcgaaaaagagatggatagagctcttaaagatagcggaatcataggttatggggataaggcaggaactggatactgatagtggatgatcagccatgatcacagtgaatggaggtgctggctcgaagggctgaacggcctactcttgcacctattgtctattctctataacacatccctgtggaacaccactggtcaccgtcctccatgcagtatacacaccatctacaaccaccttttggcttctgtgggcaagccaattctggatccacaaagcaaggtctactTGGATCCtggcctcattactttctgaatgagcctcacatgaGGAATCTTATCAGAAGTCTTACTGAAAGCCATGTACTCTACATCCAATGCTCTacattcatcagtgtgttttgttacctcctcaaagaattcaatcaggtttgtaaggcacgatctgccctagacagagccatgctgactaccccacatcagattatgcttctccaaatgctcatacatcctgcctctctggagcttctccaacaacttgccctccactgaggtaagaaccactggtctgtaatttcctggcttatctctactccctttcttcaaaAGGGAACAATATCTCCTCATCCTCTAGTACTTTTCCTCTCTCTATTGATGTGCGAAGGtcttcgccagaggctcagcaatttcctctgtcacttcccacagtatcctgaggtaTATCTCAAGTAGACAACCCCCAGCTTGTGTTGAAGTTGGTAAAATTGTGACGCCAGAGCTCACATTCAGAGGAGATCatatagaaacatgtaaaattatggaaggaatagataagatagaggcaggaaagttgtttccactggtagatgagactagaactagaggacattgcctcaagatttgggggaatttgggatggagatgaggaggaactgctttttccagagagtggtgaatctgtcgatttctctgcccagtgaaggagtggaggctacctcagtaaatatattcaagacaaggttggatagattttgggatggtaggggaattaagggttctgaggaaaaggcaggtcggtggagatgagtccaaggccagatcagccatggtcttattcaatggcagatcaggctcaaagggccagatggccgactcctgctcctatttcttatgttctcaccacagactgaaatctctcctgaaatattgtccttcacccattgatgtcttttgcaaataTTCTTACAGGTTTGAAATTGCAGAATACTTGTGTACggaaatctcaaacacaacaacaCATCAGTTTAGCGGACTCTGTCTGGATATTTAAGAAGCAACCAAATATTTTCTTTGCAACACCAACACATCTGTTGTCGATCCTTAGAGATGAAGTATCTCATCCCAGCTGGTAATTTATTCTGTCTCTGAGATGAAGTTTTCTGTTTTAACTCTGTGAAATTCACTGGAACCGGGagctgagaacacaccagcatttgttcactggagatcagtCCTTCAACTGCATTGATTGTACAAGTGATTCAAACGTCTGACTTTCTGAGTTGCCAGAGAATTAATCGTAGTGAGATATCATTCTGCTTCTctcagtgtgggaagagattcactcacaggcTACCTGCAGATATGCcagagttcacagtggggagaggccattcacttgctctgtgtgagggaggggaaccactcagtcatccagtctgaagatacatcagcaagttcacaccatagTGAGATGCTCCACCTGTTCTGACAGTGGGaagccattctgttattgatgctaaaggtatatcagaaaattcaccagtgagaggataTTGACCTGCTCGGacggtgggaaggcattcacacagTCAACCACAACACagtgacaccagcgagttcacaccgaggagaagccattcacctgctcttaATAGGGGAAGGGTTCACTCAATCATCTCAGTTGAAtgaacaccagcgagttcacacagaaaagatgccgttcacctgctcagactgtgggaagggattcacacggcCATCTCGACTGAAGTTACATcagcaaattcacactggggagaggccgtacatctgctctgaatgtgggaagggatttgctcggtcatctcaacttcaggcacatcagcgagttcacactggggagaggccgttcagctgctctgaatgtgggaaaggattcattcttTCATCGGGGCTCTTAAGACAccagcaaattcacactggggagaaaccattcatctgctcagaatgtgggaagggattcacatatTTAGCTCATCTGAAGCAACATCAGTTTGTTCACGCTgcggagagaccgttcacctgctctgaatgtgggaaaggattcattcttTCATCTGGGCTCTTAAGGCACCAGCAAATTCACACTGTGGAGagcccattcacctgttcagaatgtgggaagggattcacctaTTCAAGTCAGCTGAAAGAAcatcagtttgttcacactgcagagagaccgttcacctgctcagactgtgggaaaggattcattcggcATTCTcaactactgacacaccagttagatcacactggggagaaaccattcacatgctctgaatgtgggaagggattcacccatTCAGCTCAACTGAGGGATCATCAGCGATTTCATACTGGGGaatggccattcatctgctctgaatgtgggaagggattcactcggtcatctcgactgaaggtgcatcagcgacttcacactggggagaggctatTCAGTTGCTCTGAATGTGGTAAGGGATTTGCTCGGACATCTCAACTTCAGGTACATCAGAAACTTCACActagggagaggccattcagatgctctgaatgtgggaagggcttCATTCAGCCATTtcgactgaaggtgcatcagcgagttcacactggggagaagccgttcatctgctctgaatgtgggaagagttTCACTCTGTCATCTCTGCTGAAggttcatcagcgagttcacactggggagaaacctttcaactgttctgaatgtgggaagggtttcACCCAGTCATCCAATCTTGTGAGGCACAcccgaattcacactggagagaagccgttcatctgctctgaatgtgggaagggtttcgcccggtcatctcaactgaaggcacatcagcgaattcacagtggggagaaaccgttcccctgctcggattgtgggaaggaattcactcggtcatcGGACTTTAAAATACACCAgtgaattcacactggggagaaaccgttcacctgctcagattgtgggaaggaattcactcggtcatcGGACTTTAAAATACATCAGCAAATTCACGCTGGGGGGTGCCACTCACCagttctgaatgtgggaaaggattcactcagacaTCCCAATTAAGactagaagatataggagcagaagtcggccattcagtcatgggctgatccaattcttccagtcatccccactcccctgccttctccccataccctttgatggcctggctaatccagaacctatcttTCTCCGCCTTAAacacaccaaatgacttggcctccacagttgcttatggcaacaaattccacaaatttaccaccgtcTGAGAAAAGtaagttctcctcatctccattctaaatggatgtccttcaatcctgaagtcgtgccctgttgtcatagactcccctaccatgggaaataactttcccatatctaatctgttcagagcttttaacattcagaatgttccaatgagatttccccccccccatcttcccccccccccaccattctgctgaactccagggaatacagcccaagagaagCCAGATGCTTCTCGtatggtaaccttttcattcctggaatcattcttgtgaatcttctctgaaccctctgcaatgtcagtatatccattctaaaataaggagcccaaaactgcttacaatactccaagtgtggtctcatgagagccttatagagcctcaacatcacatccctgctcttatattctgtacctcgagaaatgaatgcaaccattgcattcaccttcttcaccaccgactcagcctggaggttaacctttagggtatcctgcacaaggacttccaagttcctttCCATTtccgcattttgaattctctcccaatctaagtaattgtctgcctgtttatttctttcaccaatatgcacgaccatacactttccaacattgtatttcattaacTACTTCTTGGCCCATTCCCTgaaactatctaaatctctctgccagcgctctgtttcctcagcattacctgttcctccacctatctttgtatcattggcaaatttagccgcaAGTCCATTAATCCAATagcccaagtcattgacatacattgtaaaaagcagtggtctcaACACCGACCACAGTGGAACTCCATTGGTAACCGgcaccagccagaataggatccctttattcccactctgttt
Coding sequences:
- the LOC140185254 gene encoding uncharacterized protein isoform X1 — protein: MPFTCSDCGKGFTHSSKLQRHQRVHTGEKPFTCSDCGKGFAQSSNLQTHQRVHTGEKPFTCSDCGKRFIQSNHLLQHQLVHTGERPFTCSDCGKRFLQSSDLLTHQRVHSGERPFTCSKCGKVFARSSVLKEHQRVHTGEKPFTCSECGKVFARSSQLLRHQQIHSGVKPFLCSECGKGFIDAAQLKDHQFVHTVERPFTCSDCGKGFTRRSRLLTHQLDHTGEKPFICSECGKRFTHSAQLKEHQRLHTGEWPFTCSECGKGFTWSSRLKVHQRVHTGEKPFSCSECGKGFSQSSKLVSHYRIHTGEKPPYICSECGKGFARSSQLQAHQRVHTGERPFSCSECGKGFILSSGLLRHQQIHTGEKPFICSECGKGFTYLAHLKQHQFVHAAERPFTCSECGKGFILSSGLLRHQQIHTVESPFTCSECGKGFTYSSQLKEHQFVHTAERPFTCSDCGKGFIRHSQLLTHQLDHTGEKPFTCSECGKGFTHSAQLRDHQRFHTGEWPFICSECGKGFTRSSRLKVHQRLHTGERLFSCSECGKGFARTSQLQVHQKLHTRERPFRCSECGKGFIQPFRLKVHQRVHTGEKPFICSECGKSFTLSSLLKVHQRVHTGEKPFNCSECGKGFTQSSNLVRHTRIHTGEKPFICSECGKGFARSSQLKAHQRIHSGEKPFPCSDCGKEFTRSSDFKIHQ
- the LOC140185254 gene encoding uncharacterized protein isoform X2; the protein is MPFTCSDCGKGFTHSSKLQRHQRVHTGEKPFTCSDCGKGFAQSSNLQTHQRVHTGEKPFTCSDCGKRFIQSNHLLQHQLVHTGERPFTCSDCGKRFLQSSDLLTHQRVHSGERPFTCSKCGKVFARSSVLKEHQRVHTGEKPFTCSECGKVFARSSQLLRHQQIHSGVKPFLCSECGKGFIDAAQLKDHQFVHTVERPFTCSDCGKGFTRRSRLLTHQLDHTGEKPFICSECGKRFTHSAQLKEHQRLHTGEWPFTCSECGKGFTWSSRLKVHQRVHTGEKPFSCSECGKGFSQSSKLVSHYRIHTGEKPPYICSECGKGFARSSQLQAHQRVHTGERPFSCSECGKGFILSSGLLRHQQIHTGEKPFICSECGKGFTYLAHLKQHQFVHAAERPFTCSECGKGFILSSGLLRHQQIHTVESPFTCSECGKGFTYSSQLKEHQFVHTAERPFTCSDCGKGFIRHSQLLTHQLDHTGEKPFTCSECGKGFTHSAQLRDHQRFHTGEWPFICSECGKGFTRSSRLKVHQRLHTGERLFSCSECGKGFARTSQLQVHQRVHTGEKPFICSECGKSFTLSSLLKVHQRVHTGEKPFNCSECGKGFTQSSNLVRHTRIHTGEKPFICSECGKGFARSSQLKAHQRIHSGEKPFPCSDCGKEFTRSSDFKIHQ
- the LOC140185254 gene encoding uncharacterized protein isoform X3 yields the protein MPFTCSDCGKGFTHSSKLQRHQRVHTGEKPFTCSDCGKGFAQSSNLQTHQRVHTGEKPFTCSDCGKRFIQSNHLLQHQLVHTGERPFTCSDCGKRFLQSSDLLTHQRVHSGERPFTCSKCGKVFARSSVLKEHQRVHTGEKPFTCSECGKVFARSSQLLRHQQIHSGVKPFLCSECGKGFIDAAQLKDHQFVHTVERPFTCSDCGKGFTRRSRLLTHQLDHTGEKPFICSECGKRFTHSAQLKEHQRLHTGEWPFTCSECGKGFTWSSRLKVHQRVHTGEKPFSCSECGKGFSQCSQGNAHQRVHTGERPFSCSECGKGFILSSGLLRHQQIHTGEKPFICSECGKGFTYLAHLKQHQFQIHTVESPFTCSECGKGFTYSSQLKEHQFVHTAERPFTCSDCGKGFIRHSQLLTHQLDHTGEKPFTCSECGKGFTHSAQLRDHQRFHTGEWPFICSECGKGFTRSSRLKVHQRLHTGERLFSCSECGKGFARTSQLQVHQRVHTGEKPFICSECGKSFTLSSLLKVHQRVHTGEKPFNCSECGKGFTQSSNLVRHTRIHTGEKPFICSECGKGFARSSQLKAHQRIHSGEKPFPCSDCGKEFTRSSDFKIHQ